The following coding sequences lie in one Paenibacillus durus ATCC 35681 genomic window:
- a CDS encoding methyl-accepting chemotaxis protein, giving the protein MVQKLTPNEEFEADSKELTENHSPDKRKPWSKGLFPSKRKKLLLNRRQPDPSFEPKTETVQGGEGVEAATRLTSSDGTLLHRLSDMGIKGKLFLFVIVSIVIIFSIMAGVIYSNTKKLIVDDLRQALDYEKRQISSEVNELLMPAGGSVELLGANAFVRDFISSVSSPDAIKTTDGYSSLIHTLNLTKDNNKNLQNVYIGLDSINKIITQGEFEPPADYNMKERAWYASAVKNNRLTVTDPYIDADSGKMVVTLSAPILDDNGKLIGVAGADISTEQITQALKGFNYKGSGFALLVNKDGTFIYHPNSDYILLKKINELDEEWKTVGDKMLKWGSNVIKTNIDGQSSYVSYAPAVDNQWAEALVVPAKAAEGALRSFQLIFILSTIAAIIIIGLVLYFVAASILRPIPVLTEAFQAAMAGDLSVRANVKAKGEIGILAKGFNEMISSQQDMIREIMRTSRSISDHVENTEKNVFVLDENIADVSTTTEELSAGMQQTAAAMEEMNASTLEIEGAINNIALKAQDGAGSAKEINERAERLKQSAIASRQAAEQIYGHSEEKLRSAIEQSRSIEQIKVLTTSIMEIASQTNLLSLNASIEAARAGEAGRGFAVVAEEIRKLAENSRSAVNEIMQVTGLVVTAVGSLVEGAEDILQFMDKQVLQDYDAMQKTGSQYSEDAKYVEDLVTDFSATTEELLASIQSMLHAISETAIATNEGAEGAGSIAERTEQIIEKSGSIVTEMEEIRTSASALLETVSRFKA; this is encoded by the coding sequence ATCATTCGCCAGACAAGCGCAAGCCATGGTCAAAGGGGCTGTTCCCGTCAAAGCGGAAGAAGCTCTTGCTGAACAGGCGGCAGCCTGACCCATCGTTTGAACCCAAGACGGAGACCGTGCAGGGAGGGGAAGGTGTGGAAGCAGCGACAAGGTTAACAAGCTCTGACGGAACATTGCTGCACCGCCTTTCGGATATGGGAATCAAGGGCAAGCTGTTTCTATTTGTCATCGTGTCCATCGTTATTATTTTTTCCATCATGGCCGGTGTCATTTACAGCAACACGAAGAAGCTCATCGTCGATGATTTGCGCCAGGCGCTCGATTATGAGAAACGGCAGATTTCTTCCGAAGTGAATGAGCTGCTCATGCCGGCCGGCGGCAGTGTGGAGCTGCTGGGCGCTAATGCTTTTGTAAGGGACTTTATTAGCAGCGTATCCTCTCCGGATGCTATTAAGACGACGGACGGATACAGTTCCCTCATTCACACACTTAATCTGACTAAGGACAACAATAAAAATCTGCAGAACGTATATATCGGTCTGGATTCTATTAACAAGATCATTACCCAGGGTGAGTTCGAACCCCCGGCCGATTACAACATGAAGGAACGCGCTTGGTATGCCTCGGCGGTTAAGAATAACCGGCTTACTGTGACCGACCCTTATATTGACGCCGACTCCGGTAAAATGGTCGTTACGCTCAGTGCTCCGATTCTGGACGATAACGGAAAGCTGATCGGTGTGGCGGGTGCGGATATATCGACGGAGCAAATTACGCAGGCGCTGAAGGGCTTCAACTACAAGGGCAGCGGATTTGCGCTGCTGGTCAATAAGGACGGCACTTTCATTTACCACCCGAACAGCGACTATATTTTGCTTAAAAAGATTAACGAGCTCGATGAGGAATGGAAGACAGTCGGCGATAAAATGCTGAAGTGGGGCTCAAATGTCATCAAGACAAATATTGACGGTCAGTCCAGCTACGTCTCTTATGCGCCTGCCGTCGACAATCAATGGGCGGAAGCGCTCGTCGTTCCGGCAAAAGCTGCGGAGGGCGCTCTGCGCTCCTTCCAGTTGATTTTCATCCTGTCCACCATAGCGGCGATCATCATCATAGGCTTAGTGCTGTATTTCGTCGCTGCGAGTATCCTGAGACCGATTCCGGTGCTGACGGAAGCTTTCCAAGCCGCGATGGCCGGGGACCTGTCGGTCCGCGCCAACGTCAAGGCTAAAGGTGAAATCGGCATTTTGGCCAAAGGCTTCAATGAGATGATTTCCTCCCAGCAGGATATGATTAGGGAAATCATGCGCACCTCGCGCAGCATTTCGGACCATGTCGAAAATACGGAGAAAAATGTATTCGTTCTGGACGAGAACATTGCCGATGTTTCCACTACTACCGAGGAGCTGTCGGCGGGAATGCAGCAGACCGCTGCCGCAATGGAAGAGATGAACGCCAGCACGCTGGAGATTGAAGGCGCGATTAACAATATCGCCTTGAAGGCGCAGGATGGCGCCGGGTCGGCCAAAGAAATCAATGAGCGCGCCGAGCGGCTCAAGCAGTCGGCCATCGCGTCCCGGCAGGCCGCCGAGCAGATCTATGGCCACAGCGAGGAGAAGCTTCGCAGCGCCATCGAGCAGTCCCGGTCGATTGAACAGATCAAGGTGCTGACGACTTCCATTATGGAGATTGCCTCGCAGACGAATCTGCTGTCCCTGAACGCCTCCATCGAAGCGGCCCGGGCTGGTGAGGCGGGGAGAGGATTTGCCGTAGTCGCCGAGGAAATCCGCAAGCTGGCGGAGAATTCGCGCTCGGCAGTGAATGAAATTATGCAGGTAACCGGATTGGTTGTTACGGCTGTGGGCAGCCTCGTCGAAGGAGCGGAGGATATCCTGCAATTTATGGACAAGCAGGTCCTGCAGGATTACGACGCGATGCAGAAGACCGGTTCCCAGTACAGCGAGGACGCCAAGTATGTGGAAGACCTGGTTACGGATTTCAGCGCGACTACGGAGGAACTGCTTGCATCCATCCAGAGTATGCTGCATGCCATCAGCGAAACGGCCATTGCCACGAATGAAGGCGCCGAAGGCGCGGGCAGTATTGCTGAAAGAACGGAACAGATTATCGAAAAATCGGGCAGCATTGTGACGGAAATGGAAGAAATCCGGACCAGCGCGTCGGCGCTGCTGGAAACGGTGTCCCGTTTCAAGGCGTAA
- the ilvA gene encoding threonine ammonia-lyase IlvA — MKESDNRIVGLEDIVRAHHMLREVIVRTPLQRDEVLSAKYDCNVYLKREDLQVVRSFKIRGAYNMIRSLSEEERNRGIVCASAGNHAQGVAFSCRALGIHGKVYMPSTTPSQKVKQVRRFGGEYVEVVLKGDTFDDAYDEAMQACVEHGMTLIHPFDEPKIIAGNGTIAMEVMESLTDPADFVFVTIGGGGLAAGVGSYVKTVSPSTKVIGVEPLGAASMSEAFKLGKVVTLSEIDKFVDGAAVKRVGGLTYDICVRTLDDIVKVPEGKACTAILELYNENAIVVEPAGSLPIAALDLYREQIRGKTVVCIVSGGNNDIDRMQEIKERSLIYEGLKYYFMINFPQRAGALREFVSEVLGPDDDITRFEYTKKNNKEDGPALVGIELLSKDAYEPLIERMELKGLDYVELNKDLNLFNMLI, encoded by the coding sequence ATGAAGGAAAGCGACAACCGGATCGTGGGTCTGGAAGACATCGTGCGAGCGCATCATATGCTGCGGGAAGTCATTGTTCGGACTCCGCTGCAGCGCGACGAGGTGCTGTCGGCCAAATACGATTGCAATGTATATTTAAAGCGCGAGGACCTTCAGGTCGTGCGCTCTTTCAAGATCCGCGGAGCCTATAATATGATCCGCAGTCTCTCCGAGGAGGAGAGAAACCGGGGGATCGTCTGCGCCAGCGCGGGCAATCATGCGCAGGGCGTGGCTTTCTCATGCCGTGCGCTCGGGATTCACGGCAAAGTCTATATGCCAAGCACTACCCCCAGCCAGAAGGTGAAGCAGGTACGGCGATTCGGCGGGGAGTATGTCGAAGTAGTGCTCAAGGGAGATACATTCGACGACGCTTATGATGAAGCGATGCAGGCCTGCGTTGAGCACGGAATGACGCTCATTCATCCGTTCGACGAGCCGAAGATCATCGCCGGCAACGGAACGATTGCGATGGAGGTTATGGAGAGTCTTACCGATCCGGCCGATTTTGTATTTGTGACTATCGGCGGCGGCGGGCTTGCGGCGGGTGTGGGAAGTTATGTGAAGACGGTCAGTCCGTCGACCAAGGTTATCGGCGTGGAACCGCTCGGTGCGGCTTCCATGAGCGAAGCGTTCAAGCTGGGTAAGGTCGTCACGCTTTCGGAGATCGACAAGTTCGTCGATGGCGCAGCGGTGAAACGGGTGGGCGGACTTACGTACGATATTTGCGTCCGCACGCTTGACGACATCGTTAAGGTGCCAGAGGGCAAAGCCTGTACGGCTATCTTGGAATTGTACAACGAGAACGCTATCGTGGTGGAACCGGCAGGTTCGCTGCCGATCGCGGCACTGGATCTGTACCGCGAGCAGATTCGCGGCAAGACGGTCGTCTGCATCGTGAGCGGCGGCAACAATGATATCGACCGGATGCAGGAGATTAAAGAGCGGTCACTGATTTATGAAGGGCTGAAGTATTACTTCATGATTAATTTTCCGCAGCGGGCGGGCGCGCTGCGTGAATTTGTGTCGGAAGTACTCGGTCCTGACGACGATATTACCCGGTTCGAATATACGAAGAAGAACAACAAGGAGGACGGCCCGGCCCTTGTCGGCATCGAGCTGCTGTCCAAGGACGCCTATGAACCGCTCATTGAGCGGATGGAGCTTAAGGGCCTGGACTATGTCGAATTGAACAAGGACTTGAATCTGTTCAATATGCTGATCTGA
- a CDS encoding DUF1129 family protein codes for MKVRDMIKENNRLREKMTPGNRSFFEDMILALRASQVDAVRTEELLLEAADKLLRAQDKGRTAQQIFGSDPEEYFREAIESAPTRPERGKARHYAMISWTALTLLFGMQGIAGLITLWSQGTAGPFGRISLFTMLAVGIGSIAGIELLMKWLSSLSEDDVPRIGGFNLKALGVYIGAVVAVVFAGLYFRQLFPVFTLSPWHYLLIFACGLIGLKFIFFRK; via the coding sequence ATGAAAGTCAGAGACATGATCAAGGAAAACAACCGCCTCAGGGAAAAGATGACGCCGGGCAATCGCTCTTTCTTTGAGGATATGATTTTAGCGCTGCGGGCCAGCCAAGTAGACGCCGTGCGGACGGAGGAACTGCTGTTAGAGGCAGCCGACAAGCTGCTGCGCGCGCAGGACAAAGGCAGGACCGCCCAGCAAATCTTCGGCAGCGATCCGGAAGAATATTTCCGGGAAGCCATCGAGAGCGCGCCAACCCGTCCAGAACGCGGAAAGGCCCGCCACTACGCCATGATTTCGTGGACGGCGCTCACCCTGCTGTTCGGCATGCAGGGCATTGCCGGACTTATCACACTATGGAGCCAGGGGACGGCCGGACCGTTCGGCCGCATCAGCCTGTTCACAATGCTTGCCGTAGGAATCGGCTCCATTGCCGGCATCGAGCTGCTGATGAAATGGCTCTCGTCCCTGTCCGAGGACGATGTTCCCAGAATAGGCGGATTTAACTTAAAAGCGCTGGGCGTATACATTGGCGCCGTAGTCGCCGTTGTGTTCGCCGGACTTTATTTCAGACAGCTGTTCCCGGTATTTACGCTGTCTCCCTGGCACTATCTGCTGATCTTCGCCTGCGGACTTATCGGCCTCAAGTTTATCTTCTTTCGTAAATAA
- a CDS encoding alpha/beta hydrolase family protein codes for MERAITIRHKGEELTASIHYPVKEGKSGRCKNRVPLVVICHGFIGSRIGTDRLFVKTARELAGDGYMVIRFDYIGCGESSGNYGAQDVESMIAQTRTVLDYGLSCADVDPTRVTLIGHSLGGAVALLTAVRDRRVKNLVLWAAVGYPFNDIVKIVGRESYDQAVQTGSADHAGFSFTPVYFNSLAKFQPFQEAGKFGGDVLVIHGTSDDVIPVDYAFLYQKLFWTRPDGRCDKEIIFQADHTFSSGPAQQLLLKRTKEWMNEQERVQEEWQNWMI; via the coding sequence ATGGAACGGGCGATCACCATTCGGCATAAAGGCGAGGAATTGACAGCAAGCATACATTATCCGGTAAAGGAAGGGAAATCCGGCCGCTGCAAAAACCGGGTGCCGCTTGTGGTCATCTGCCACGGGTTTATCGGCAGCCGAATCGGCACGGACCGTCTGTTCGTCAAGACTGCCCGCGAACTGGCTGGTGACGGCTATATGGTCATCCGCTTTGATTATATCGGCTGCGGCGAGAGCAGCGGCAATTACGGAGCCCAGGATGTGGAGTCCATGATCGCCCAGACGCGGACGGTGCTTGATTACGGTCTGAGCTGCGCTGATGTCGATCCTACCCGGGTAACGCTGATCGGCCACAGTCTGGGGGGAGCCGTCGCCCTGCTTACAGCGGTAAGGGACCGCCGGGTGAAGAATCTCGTGTTATGGGCGGCTGTCGGCTATCCCTTTAATGACATCGTGAAAATCGTCGGACGGGAATCGTACGATCAGGCGGTGCAGACCGGCTCTGCCGATCATGCCGGATTCAGCTTCACGCCGGTGTATTTTAACTCGCTGGCCAAGTTTCAGCCCTTTCAGGAGGCCGGCAAATTTGGCGGCGATGTGCTCGTGATTCATGGAACCTCGGATGATGTGATTCCGGTAGATTACGCTTTTTTATATCAAAAGCTGTTCTGGACGCGCCCCGACGGACGCTGCGATAAAGAGATTATTTTTCAGGCTGATCATACCTTCTCTTCGGGCCCGGCCCAGCAGCTGCTGCTGAAGCGGACAAAAGAATGGATGAACGAACAGGAGCGTGTGCAGGAAGAATGGCAAAATTGGATGATCTAG
- a CDS encoding DODA-type extradiol aromatic ring-opening family dioxygenase, with protein sequence MNIPAFFIAHGSPLLAIEDNDYTVFLEQLGRELPRPRGIAVFSAHWDSPEQLVTLDERHEALHDFYGFPEEMYRLTYPAPGDAGLSRRIGELFAAGNLSYKPVRGRGIDHGVWVILRRLFPDADIPVVALSVDSLRSPAEQYAIGRMLSPLRDEGILFIGSGGLVHNLRMLEDGGDPAEWAVDFDSWIAEKLEAGDLEALFAYDKQAPHARDAVPSYGKEHFIPLFYAMGAAAKGMKAERMFQAYQYGTLSLNCWKFE encoded by the coding sequence ATGAACATTCCGGCATTTTTTATCGCACACGGCTCCCCTCTGCTTGCGATTGAGGATAATGACTATACCGTTTTTCTGGAACAGCTCGGCCGGGAACTGCCGCGCCCGCGCGGTATCGCCGTATTCTCGGCGCATTGGGACAGCCCTGAGCAGCTGGTTACGTTAGATGAACGCCATGAGGCGCTGCATGATTTCTACGGATTCCCTGAAGAGATGTACCGGCTTACCTATCCCGCTCCCGGAGACGCCGGTCTCAGCCGCCGGATCGGCGAGCTGTTCGCCGCAGGCAATCTTTCCTATAAGCCTGTACGGGGCCGGGGTATCGATCATGGCGTCTGGGTTATCCTGCGGCGATTGTTTCCGGATGCGGATATTCCGGTCGTGGCGCTGTCCGTCGATTCGCTTAGGTCTCCGGCGGAGCAGTATGCCATCGGACGCATGCTCTCGCCGCTGAGGGATGAAGGCATACTCTTCATCGGCAGCGGAGGCCTGGTCCACAATTTAAGGATGCTCGAAGACGGCGGCGACCCGGCAGAATGGGCGGTGGACTTCGATAGCTGGATTGCGGAGAAGCTGGAGGCCGGAGATCTTGAGGCGCTGTTCGCCTATGACAAACAGGCGCCTCATGCCCGCGACGCCGTTCCTTCCTACGGGAAAGAGCATTTTATCCCGCTGTTCTACGCGATGGGGGCGGCAGCCAAAGGCATGAAGGCAGAGCGGATGTTCCAAGCGTACCAGTACGGAACGCTTAGCCTGAACTGCTGGAAATTCGAATAA
- a CDS encoding CehA/McbA family metallohydrolase, with protein sequence MRWLASELHTHTFHSDGRQSLRELAAGAAKLGFDCIALTDHNTMSGLGECELVQQETGVVIIPGMEWTTFHGHMVTMGLQNFVDWRKAGRSDIHEGISMVHGQGGLAGMAHPFRIGSPVCTGCYWEYEISDWNDLDYIEVWSGTFASIKPENQRAFALWTERLNDGIRIAATSGRDWHEQKHTDEPLSVTYLGLDDEPGTISQQAVRALAQGRASVTIGPLITMEAENGGTLYGIGESVSVHNGADLITLHVKIDFFVRRTLWELPEQDFSLKIMGNSGTLAQCAAGSTDQIYEFSIPADGLIWARAELWGIVKGMRTMVAFTNAIYIG encoded by the coding sequence ATGAGATGGCTGGCTTCCGAACTTCATACGCATACCTTTCACAGTGACGGCAGACAGTCGCTGCGGGAACTGGCCGCAGGCGCTGCGAAGCTGGGCTTCGACTGCATTGCGCTTACCGATCATAACACGATGTCAGGACTCGGAGAATGTGAGCTAGTCCAGCAGGAAACGGGCGTCGTTATTATTCCGGGCATGGAGTGGACGACCTTTCACGGGCATATGGTGACGATGGGCTTGCAAAACTTTGTGGATTGGCGCAAAGCGGGACGATCTGACATTCACGAAGGAATCTCCATGGTTCACGGGCAGGGCGGGCTTGCCGGAATGGCGCATCCTTTTCGGATCGGAAGTCCTGTCTGTACCGGATGTTACTGGGAATATGAAATCAGCGACTGGAACGACCTTGATTACATCGAAGTGTGGTCGGGAACGTTCGCATCCATCAAGCCCGAGAATCAGCGAGCCTTCGCCTTGTGGACGGAGCGGCTGAACGACGGCATCCGCATTGCCGCTACTTCCGGGCGGGATTGGCATGAGCAGAAGCATACGGACGAGCCTCTCTCGGTTACTTATCTGGGACTGGATGACGAGCCGGGGACGATTTCGCAACAAGCGGTTCGGGCGCTTGCACAAGGAAGGGCCTCGGTAACGATCGGTCCGCTTATAACGATGGAGGCAGAGAACGGCGGCACATTGTACGGGATCGGTGAATCCGTATCCGTACACAATGGAGCAGACCTGATCACTCTCCATGTGAAGATCGACTTTTTCGTTAGACGGACGCTGTGGGAACTTCCGGAACAGGATTTTTCGTTAAAGATTATGGGGAATTCTGGAACTCTCGCACAATGCGCCGCAGGCTCCACCGATCAGATCTACGAGTTCAGCATTCCGGCAGACGGGCTGATCTGGGCGAGGGCCGAGTTATGGGGAATTGTAAAAGGCATGCGGACGATGGTCGCTTTTACGAATGCCATCTATATAGGCTGA
- a CDS encoding glycerophosphodiester phosphodiesterase → MTAAPLITAHTGCMNTPDNSLLSIETGLANGADIIEDDIRVTRDGTLVLSHDDAVRLADGSMGRLSQMTISELNEGLSIPIVKLEEALHLVRNTGKTMNLDLKADECIEPVSELVKKLGMLGRVFLSGCEADRARKAKYSNPGVRKLLNVNASLFLTSSYAEAVLQTLQDAEGAGCFGINVPYRLVEPYLLEKAAESGFQIYIWTVNEEKDMRLYAGMGVHSITTRNVADLVRVKKEMLAEGS, encoded by the coding sequence GTGACTGCTGCTCCGCTGATTACCGCGCATACCGGATGTATGAATACGCCCGATAACTCCCTGCTCTCGATTGAAACGGGCCTGGCGAACGGCGCGGATATTATTGAAGACGATATTCGGGTTACCCGTGACGGCACACTCGTACTCAGCCATGATGATGCGGTCCGGCTGGCGGACGGGTCCATGGGCAGGCTATCGCAAATGACGATTTCGGAATTAAATGAAGGTCTGTCCATTCCAATCGTCAAGTTGGAGGAGGCTTTGCATCTGGTGCGGAATACAGGGAAGACGATGAATCTCGACCTGAAGGCGGATGAATGCATTGAGCCGGTATCCGAATTGGTTAAGAAGCTCGGCATGCTGGGCCGCGTATTTCTGTCGGGCTGCGAAGCGGACAGAGCCCGTAAAGCCAAGTATAGCAACCCTGGAGTGCGCAAGCTTCTCAATGTGAATGCCAGTCTGTTTCTTACCAGCAGCTATGCGGAAGCCGTCTTGCAGACACTTCAAGATGCTGAAGGCGCCGGCTGTTTCGGAATTAATGTGCCTTACCGTTTAGTTGAACCGTATCTGCTGGAGAAGGCGGCTGAATCCGGGTTTCAAATCTACATCTGGACCGTTAACGAGGAAAAGGACATGAGATTATACGCGGGTATGGGCGTACATTCCATCACTACAAGAAATGTAGCCGACCTTGTTCGGGTTAAAAAGGAAATGTTGGCGGAAGGAAGTTGA
- a CDS encoding LacI family DNA-binding transcriptional regulator: protein MGYNIKEIAALAGVSKSTVSRVISGSGYASQEARERVMKVIETLQYKPSAVARAMVAQRTHNIGVIIFREQQPIVSHPLYGKIVDAILMAAGAKGYSVFLTTDREMSLRSTDFMLEKRVDGLILISRLRQNVIDYVKSFDIPYLMVNGSTDDPEVVQIVSKDEEGGERAASYLYQLGHRKIFIIAGPQEHRSHNLRLKGFCSSMERLGNSGGLTVVSSPESSADMGYRVMLENWDLFINGAFTSLFATNDMLALGAMKLLAERSVRIPEQVAVMGFDDIDFASMYSPSLTTVRVEKEKMGQDAVWMLDRLIRKEDGLPKLNEYASELIIRQST from the coding sequence GTGGGCTATAACATTAAAGAAATCGCCGCATTGGCAGGCGTCTCCAAATCTACGGTTTCCAGAGTGATCTCGGGTTCCGGCTACGCCAGTCAAGAAGCGCGCGAACGCGTGATGAAGGTTATTGAAACGCTCCAATACAAGCCGAGTGCGGTGGCGAGAGCGATGGTAGCGCAGCGGACGCATAATATCGGCGTTATCATTTTCCGGGAGCAGCAGCCAATCGTGTCCCATCCGCTGTACGGCAAAATTGTCGACGCCATCCTGATGGCGGCCGGGGCCAAAGGCTACTCTGTGTTTCTTACCACGGACCGTGAGATGTCGCTGCGTTCCACCGATTTTATGCTGGAAAAGCGGGTTGACGGATTAATTCTGATCAGCCGGCTCCGTCAAAATGTCATCGATTACGTAAAATCATTTGATATTCCGTATTTAATGGTCAACGGATCGACAGACGATCCGGAGGTCGTTCAGATCGTAAGCAAGGACGAAGAAGGAGGGGAACGGGCCGCGTCTTACCTGTACCAGCTCGGGCATCGCAAAATCTTCATTATCGCCGGGCCGCAGGAGCACAGGAGCCATAATTTGCGCCTGAAGGGCTTTTGCAGCAGCATGGAAAGATTGGGCAACAGCGGAGGATTGACTGTAGTTTCCTCGCCGGAATCCAGCGCTGATATGGGATACCGGGTCATGCTGGAGAATTGGGACTTATTTATAAATGGAGCCTTCACGTCGTTGTTCGCAACGAATGACATGCTCGCTCTCGGAGCGATGAAGCTTTTGGCTGAGCGATCGGTTAGGATACCCGAACAAGTCGCCGTTATGGGCTTTGACGATATCGATTTCGCTTCCATGTATTCCCCTTCGCTCACTACCGTAAGGGTTGAGAAGGAGAAGATGGGACAGGATGCGGTATGGATGCTGGACCGGCTGATCCGGAAGGAAGACGGCCTTCCCAAGCTGAACGAGTATGCGAGCGAGCTGATTATTCGCCAATCTACCTAA
- a CDS encoding ABC transporter permease — translation MSWYFRAIGFRKIFEFLLLVAFVVFFVGPLLNLAVLAFSSKWNYPDLLPRQWSLQWWYFVLQEDDIAKSIGLSFLIAALVTVLSIVICIPAAYAFARIRFPLSRFFLFSFLLTHAFPKMGLYVSIAVLFYKLGLMNTLLGVVLVHMINVLMFMTWIPTAAFRNVHTAQEESARDVGATPFRVFRSITLPMAMPGILVASIFTFLNSLDEAQGTFLVGIPDFKTMPIVMYSIIADFPSSAGAVFSIILTAPTIILLLAAQRLVSADIMASGFQVK, via the coding sequence ATGAGTTGGTATTTCAGAGCCATCGGTTTTCGGAAAATATTCGAGTTCCTGCTGCTTGTCGCCTTTGTCGTGTTCTTTGTCGGCCCGCTCTTGAATCTTGCCGTGCTTGCTTTCAGCAGTAAATGGAACTATCCTGACCTACTGCCGCGGCAGTGGTCCTTACAATGGTGGTATTTCGTACTCCAGGAGGATGATATCGCCAAATCCATTGGGCTTTCGTTTCTGATCGCCGCGTTAGTCACGGTGTTGTCCATCGTCATTTGCATCCCGGCCGCTTATGCTTTTGCCCGGATACGATTTCCGCTGAGCCGTTTCTTTCTGTTCTCTTTTCTGCTTACACACGCTTTTCCAAAAATGGGGCTGTATGTCTCGATTGCCGTTCTCTTCTATAAACTGGGGCTGATGAATACGCTGCTCGGCGTGGTCCTGGTTCATATGATCAACGTTCTGATGTTTATGACCTGGATTCCGACGGCCGCCTTCCGCAATGTCCATACGGCGCAGGAGGAATCGGCGAGAGATGTGGGCGCCACGCCGTTCCGCGTATTCCGCAGCATTACGCTGCCGATGGCGATGCCGGGTATTCTGGTCGCTTCCATCTTCACCTTTCTGAACTCTTTGGACGAGGCCCAGGGCACATTCCTGGTCGGAATTCCCGATTTCAAGACAATGCCGATTGTTATGTACTCGATTATCGCCGATTTTCCGAGCAGCGCCGGCGCCGTATTCTCGATCATTCTTACTGCTCCGACCATTATTTTGCTGTTAGCCGCCCAGCGTTTGGTCAGCGCGGACATTATGGCCAGCGGCTTCCAGGTTAAATAA
- a CDS encoding ABC transporter ATP-binding protein, protein MSVQLSIRNLTKRYKTGEGVTGISLDVKKGELVTLLGPSGCGKTTVLRSIGGFLEPDSGEILIASRSVVKLPPEKRPTSMVFQGYNLWPHMSIYDNLAFGLKIRKTPKAEIKRAVEDALRLVRLPGVEKKFPSQLSGGQQQRIAVARSLLLKPEVLLLDEPFSALDAKLRHEMREELREIQTETGLTMVFVTHDQEEALSLSDRIIVMNQGNIEQIAAPQDIYDSPDTLFVAQFIGKMNFLEGVVEEDKLRVGGLVFPNTKRLAGSIVVAVRPEDVMIGPDSGEKDGLYGTIKQVMVLGHYAEVSVELDGYGPIRAFQPRDTVKELSLGQRVTVAFAKVIAYPNK, encoded by the coding sequence ATGAGTGTACAGCTTTCGATTCGCAATTTGACCAAACGTTACAAGACAGGAGAAGGCGTAACCGGTATTTCGCTCGATGTTAAAAAAGGTGAATTGGTCACCCTGCTTGGCCCTTCCGGCTGCGGCAAAACGACGGTGCTTCGAAGCATCGGCGGCTTTCTTGAGCCCGATTCAGGCGAGATTCTGATTGCGAGCCGGAGCGTAGTCAAGCTCCCGCCGGAGAAACGGCCGACCTCGATGGTCTTTCAAGGGTACAATCTGTGGCCGCATATGTCCATTTATGACAATCTGGCCTTCGGGCTCAAGATTCGCAAGACGCCCAAGGCGGAAATCAAGCGGGCCGTTGAGGATGCGCTTCGGCTCGTGCGGCTGCCCGGCGTGGAGAAGAAGTTCCCCAGCCAGCTGTCGGGCGGACAGCAGCAGCGAATCGCCGTCGCCAGATCCCTTCTGCTGAAGCCGGAGGTATTGCTGCTGGACGAGCCGTTCTCCGCGCTTGACGCCAAGCTTCGCCACGAGATGAGGGAAGAGCTGCGCGAGATTCAGACGGAGACCGGCCTGACCATGGTGTTCGTCACCCATGATCAGGAGGAAGCCCTTTCCCTGTCCGACCGGATCATCGTGATGAACCAGGGGAATATCGAGCAAATCGCGGCGCCTCAGGATATATACGATTCGCCGGATACGCTGTTTGTCGCCCAGTTTATCGGCAAAATGAACTTTTTGGAGGGGGTGGTGGAAGAGGACAAGCTGCGTGTGGGAGGTCTGGTTTTTCCGAATACGAAGCGTCTTGCGGGGTCAATCGTCGTCGCCGTCAGGCCGGAGGATGTCATGATCGGTCCGGATTCCGGAGAAAAAGACGGCTTGTATGGAACAATCAAGCAAGTGATGGTGCTCGGCCATTATGCCGAGGTATCGGTTGAACTTGACGGGTACGGCCCGATTCGGGCGTTTCAGCCGAGAGATACCGTGAAGGAACTTTCGTTGGGTCAGCGTGTAACCGTCGCTTTTGCCAAAGTGATTGCTTATCCGAACAAGTAA